The following are encoded together in the Arcticibacterium luteifluviistationis genome:
- a CDS encoding argininosuccinate synthase has translation MKKVVLAYSGGLDTSFCVKYLGEEKGMEVHSVLVDTGGFSDEEIADIEKKAYELGVKSHHTSRVADKYYQDCIKYLVFGNVLKNNTYPLSVSAERIFQAVAVAEYAKSIDATAIAHGSTGAGNDQVRFDMAFRTIVPNAEIITPIRDMKLSREAEIDFLKSKGVVREWHKSTYSINQGLWGTSVGGKETLNSYDNLPESAFPNPRTESGEKEIKLSFVKGELKGVDGETFENPVDAIRKLHLLATPYGIGRDMHVGDTIIGIKGRVGFEAAAPLITIKAHHLLEKHVLTKWQQYWKQNQAEWYGIQLHEGQFNDPVMRDMEAFFESTQAHVTGDVRVKLAPYRFELLGIKSDYDLMSDVFGSYGEMNNAWSGDDVRGFSKIASNQVMIYETVKERANKK, from the coding sequence ATGAAGAAAGTAGTACTGGCTTATAGCGGAGGTTTAGACACCTCGTTTTGTGTAAAATACTTAGGAGAAGAAAAAGGTATGGAGGTTCACTCTGTACTGGTGGACACTGGAGGGTTTTCAGATGAGGAGATTGCGGATATTGAAAAGAAAGCCTACGAATTAGGTGTTAAAAGCCATCATACTTCTCGAGTAGCTGATAAGTATTACCAAGACTGTATTAAGTATTTGGTTTTTGGAAATGTACTTAAAAACAATACGTATCCACTTTCTGTAAGTGCGGAGCGTATTTTTCAAGCGGTAGCGGTAGCAGAATATGCTAAAAGTATTGACGCCACAGCTATAGCTCACGGGAGTACAGGAGCGGGAAATGACCAAGTAAGGTTTGATATGGCATTTAGAACTATCGTTCCAAATGCAGAAATTATCACACCAATAAGAGATATGAAACTTTCGCGTGAAGCGGAAATAGATTTCTTAAAGTCTAAAGGCGTAGTGAGGGAGTGGCATAAATCTACTTACTCTATAAATCAAGGCCTTTGGGGTACCTCTGTAGGAGGGAAAGAAACCTTAAATTCTTATGATAATTTACCAGAAAGTGCCTTCCCAAATCCAAGAACGGAGTCTGGTGAGAAGGAAATTAAGCTGAGTTTTGTCAAAGGAGAATTGAAAGGTGTTGACGGAGAGACTTTTGAGAATCCGGTAGACGCTATTAGAAAATTACATCTTTTGGCAACACCTTACGGAATTGGGAGAGATATGCATGTGGGCGATACCATTATCGGAATTAAAGGTAGAGTTGGTTTTGAAGCCGCAGCTCCATTAATAACAATAAAAGCTCACCATCTTTTAGAGAAGCACGTTTTGACTAAATGGCAACAATATTGGAAGCAAAACCAGGCAGAATGGTACGGTATTCAGTTGCACGAAGGTCAGTTTAATGACCCTGTCATGAGAGATATGGAAGCGTTCTTTGAATCAACACAGGCACACGTAACTGGTGATGTTCGTGTTAAACTAGCACCTTATAGATTTGAATTGTTAGGAATTAAATCTGATTACGATTTAATGTCTGATGTTTTCGGTAGCTACGGCGAAATGAACAATGCTTGGTCTGGAGATGATGTGAGAGGTTTCTCTAAGATTGCATCTAACCAAGTAATGATTTACGAAACAGTAAAAGAAAGGGCAAATAAGAAGTAG
- a CDS encoding LptF/LptG family permease, whose amino-acid sequence MKILDKYLIKKFLSTYVFSVLIIVLIVLVIDYGDHNDDFVRSEAPGGKVFFDYYLNLAPYWANYISPLMIFISTVFFTAKMAAHTEIVAMLTAGISFRRLMIPYTIGALIVGIFSFFMMGWILPKANANRIAFENEYLHERFFFSDRDFHLTVAPDTYVYFSSYNNQSKTAFDFTIEKFEGNELVEKLSARRAMWVDTLEQWRIYDYKIRELGIMRDNIIVNRSHTDSTISMFPKDFESNQSIQETFTINDLQEQIKLLESRGSEGIEPFKIELYQRFATPFAAVILSLMGLIVSARKRRGGVGLQIAIGFVLAFVYILFYIMSKGIAESGNMEPLFAVWLPNIVFSVIAFVMYFTVPR is encoded by the coding sequence TTGAAAATTTTAGATAAATATTTGATCAAAAAGTTCTTAAGCACTTATGTGTTTTCGGTTTTGATCATTGTGCTAATTGTTCTTGTAATTGACTATGGTGACCATAATGATGACTTTGTAAGGAGCGAAGCTCCTGGAGGAAAAGTCTTTTTTGATTATTATTTGAACCTAGCACCTTATTGGGCAAACTATATTAGCCCTTTAATGATATTTATCTCTACCGTTTTTTTTACTGCAAAAATGGCTGCCCATACGGAGATTGTGGCCATGCTTACGGCAGGAATTAGTTTTAGGAGGTTAATGATTCCATATACTATTGGGGCATTAATTGTTGGTATATTTTCTTTTTTTATGATGGGTTGGATTTTGCCGAAGGCCAATGCCAACAGAATTGCTTTTGAAAACGAATACCTTCATGAACGCTTTTTCTTTTCTGATAGAGACTTTCATCTTACCGTAGCTCCAGATACCTACGTTTATTTTTCTAGTTATAATAATCAGTCTAAAACGGCTTTTGATTTCACTATTGAAAAGTTTGAAGGAAATGAGCTTGTCGAAAAACTTTCTGCACGTAGAGCCATGTGGGTAGATACTCTAGAGCAGTGGCGAATTTACGATTACAAAATCAGGGAATTGGGCATTATGAGAGATAACATCATAGTGAATCGGAGTCATACAGACTCTACCATTAGTATGTTCCCAAAGGATTTTGAGAGTAATCAAAGTATTCAAGAGACGTTTACTATTAACGACCTACAAGAGCAAATAAAACTTCTTGAAAGTAGAGGATCGGAAGGTATAGAACCCTTTAAAATTGAGCTATATCAAAGATTTGCTACCCCTTTTGCTGCTGTTATACTATCATTGATGGGTTTAATAGTCTCGGCTAGAAAACGGCGTGGAGGTGTAGGTTTACAAATTGCCATTGGCTTTGTCCTCGCCTTTGTTTACATCCTGTTTTACATTATGTCAAAGGGGATAGCCGAATCAGGTAATATGGAACCACTTTTTGCGGTATGGTTGCCCAATATTGTGTTTAGCGTGATAGCTTTTGTCATGTATTTCACGGTGCCAAGGTAA
- a CDS encoding metal-dependent transcriptional regulator, with product MKNPMTSFTEENYLKSIYHLSEQKNGESVSTNELAEVTQTRAASVTDMVKKLAEKGFINYKKYQGVNLTDNGKQIALRVIRKHRLWEVFLVEKLGFKWDEIHDLAEQLEHIKSTELTDRLDNFLGFPKFDPHGDPIPDEEGNLPISQTHKLSEVEKGKQLIIMGVSEDSAPFLQHLDKLGLKLGLKIQVIEVSDFDKSLEIEIESGQALRISAEVSKNIQVIIK from the coding sequence ATGAAGAATCCTATGACTTCGTTTACCGAAGAGAATTATCTTAAATCTATTTACCATTTATCTGAGCAGAAAAATGGAGAATCGGTTAGTACTAATGAGTTAGCAGAAGTGACACAAACTCGTGCCGCATCTGTTACTGATATGGTTAAAAAGCTGGCTGAAAAGGGCTTTATAAATTATAAAAAGTATCAAGGCGTTAACCTTACTGATAATGGTAAGCAAATAGCACTTAGAGTTATTAGGAAACATAGGCTTTGGGAAGTTTTTTTAGTTGAAAAGCTTGGCTTCAAATGGGATGAAATTCATGACCTTGCAGAGCAATTGGAGCATATCAAATCGACCGAATTAACAGACAGATTAGATAACTTTTTAGGTTTTCCTAAGTTTGATCCTCATGGCGACCCGATTCCTGATGAGGAAGGTAATTTACCTATTTCTCAAACACATAAGCTGTCAGAGGTGGAAAAAGGGAAGCAGCTGATAATTATGGGGGTATCAGAAGATTCAGCACCTTTTTTACAGCATCTTGATAAGTTGGGATTAAAATTAGGTTTGAAAATTCAGGTTATTGAAGTTAGTGATTTTGATAAATCTCTGGAGATCGAAATTGAGAGTGGTCAGGCTTTAAGAATAAGTGCAGAAGTTTCAAAAAATATACAAGTTATAATAAAGTAG
- a CDS encoding LOG family protein codes for MKKSEIKFLEGPKSRWAEFKMAFEVFAEFIKGFRNLHFIGPAVTVFGSARFKEDNEHYIKARELSGEIAKTGFTILTGGGPGIMEAANRGAKDVGGKSVGINIILPHEQYPNPYLDKWVDLKYFFVRKTLLIKYSYAFVICPGGFGTLDEFFEAMTLIQTGKIKEFPIVVFGKEFHEHIEKHVQKMIEEKTISPKDKDMFLVTDDIGEAVEHIKKHTIVPFKLKYSPSPIFGEHS; via the coding sequence ATGAAAAAATCAGAAATCAAGTTTTTAGAAGGCCCAAAATCAAGATGGGCCGAATTCAAAATGGCCTTTGAGGTCTTTGCAGAGTTTATCAAAGGTTTTAGAAACCTTCACTTTATAGGGCCCGCGGTTACCGTTTTTGGCTCAGCCAGATTTAAAGAAGACAACGAGCACTACATAAAAGCTAGAGAACTCTCTGGCGAAATAGCTAAAACAGGCTTTACTATTTTGACCGGAGGTGGCCCAGGTATTATGGAAGCGGCCAACAGAGGAGCAAAAGATGTGGGTGGAAAGTCAGTCGGAATTAATATCATTCTTCCTCATGAGCAATACCCAAATCCTTACTTAGATAAGTGGGTAGATTTAAAGTACTTTTTTGTCAGAAAAACACTGCTTATCAAATACTCTTATGCCTTCGTTATTTGCCCAGGTGGCTTTGGTACATTAGACGAATTTTTTGAAGCCATGACCTTAATTCAAACAGGGAAAATCAAAGAGTTTCCGATAGTGGTTTTTGGAAAAGAGTTTCACGAACACATAGAAAAACATGTTCAAAAGATGATTGAAGAAAAAACCATTTCGCCAAAAGACAAAGACATGTTTTTAGTTACAGACGACATTGGAGAAGCAGTAGAACATATTAAAAAGCACACCATTGTACCTTTTAAATTAAAATACTCTCCTAGTCCTATTTTTGGAGAACATTCTTAA